ATATTCTGCACGAACACGAGCGACGGCAAAAACGCGATACACTGCTCATCCTGAGTACAGACCCGGATATCCAGAAACTGTTTCTCCATCATCTCGAATTCAAAGAAAGCTCACGCAATAAAACACCGGATCCCCATATTCGATTCGGCATTCTGCAGCGGAAAGATCGAACCCTGAACATCCTGGGGGTGTGCATGGACCGTCATTTTAACGCGTATATGGAATTTTTCGGTTCGTCTATCCATGCCTGTCTGCTGCTGATCAACCGGGAAAAGGTGGTCACCTCTTATCTGAATTATCTTCTCACCGTCCTTGAAAAAAAATTGTATGTCCCCATCACCCTGGTGCTCAAAGGTGATGAAAAAGCCCTTTATCACGACAGCCGCGACCTGCAGCAGCGCGTGGTCAACAATGAAAACTGGCGCCTTTTGCTCAAATCCTCGTTCAATCCGCGTGACATTCAGGATATCATAAAAAGCGTGTCCTTGTGATGCGCCGCCAACCTTTAGCGCTCGTACGCCCTCTACACACGATTCTTGTCCTGCTGCTTACGCTCGGTTTTTTGGCCGGTCGTGCATCCGGAACCGATTTTACGCGTTACGGATATATTCAGCTGCATTACAGCCCTCCGGACTCCCAGATTGCCCGGAAAACCGCTGATATTCTGCATGAAGCGTATCAGGAAATTGCTTACGACCTCAGAATCAAAGGGCAGGACACACTGAACGTGTTTATCGCGCCCGGTCGAAAGGATTTCCGCGAACTGTTGCAGGGGAGACTGCCGGACTGGACCGGAGCGTTTGCGGTACCGGGGCGGCGGGCTATGTACCTGCGCTCTCCGCGCTGGTTTCAGGAAAAACAGACCTATCGCAGCACGGTCATTCATGAGCTGACGCACATTCTGGTGCATGACCGGGTCAACCAGCGCCGCCTGCCTCGCTGGCTGGACGAGGGCCTGGCTGTATTCTATTCGCGCGAAACCCGCCTGCGCACATCCACAGCCATTTCCAAAGCCCTGACCACCGGATCGATTATTCCCCTCGATCAGGTGGACGAGGTGCTGAAATTTCACCGCGTTAAAGCCGAACTCGCTTATCAGCAGAGCTACTCCGCGGTCTATTACCTGCTCACTACCTATGACCTCGAAGCCCTGCGCACGATCCTCGATGGACTCGACCGCGGCTTTAGCCTGGACGAATGCTTTAGACAGGCCACCGGCAGCTCATTCGCCGGATTCGAACGCGAATGGCTGGACTGGGTGCGTAACACCCACAAAGGCCTGTGGCTCACCGATATCAACCTTTACTGGCTGCTCATTCTGCTCCTCCTCCCCGTCGCCTATCTGGCGCGCAAATGGCACAACCGCAGAACCCGTAAACGCTGGCAGGAAGAAGACCGGGCCGAAGAGAATCAGGTCGAAAAACATCACTCGCAATGAGCTCGCGGATTTGCTCATTACCAATTTTCGGCACATCTCTTCACAAGCCCTGGATGACTTTGGCTCGTTCAGGCCTATCTTTTGATATCTATTCTTCAATCTCATCCAACCTTTCTAATGCCTCGCGAGTCCCTCGTGTTTTCACAACTCTATTCTTCTACGTTCCCGCCGGGAAGGGTTTGAAAAATGAGTTTTTATATATACTTATAAATGTATAAAACAGTACGTTCTGTAGAACGTACTGTTTACAAAAGTCAAATCATTTGAATGAATATCCGGGGCAGACAAACACACTCGCCCCCGGTCCGATGCGTGTGTGTGTCCGCGTCTCATCCACGTTCTATGATTTCGCTGCAAACGCGGTGAAATTTGCACCCGAGATCCGGTTTATCACCAAACGGGAAAAAAAGTGTGATCCGCAGAGCGTCCCGGCATGAATCAGCCGACGGGCGGTATGGATATACCGGGGAATCATGATTTGAAATCGTTGAGGTTTCCGGGGGAGGGCGCGATTTGTGTGGCTATTTTGAAAGTTTGGCTTAAATTTGTTTTCTTTCGGATTCTCTGAATATCTCGGGCATTTATTTCTACAGCAGGTATTTCAATCCCAAATTCTTTTAATTCCTTTTCCGTAAATGATGTCTTGATCCCACTTTTTATTGTATCTTGGATCGTATAAAAAACAATTCCTATTTCAACAACATCACCTTTCTGACAGATGTATGACTACCAGAAGATAACCGGATAAAATATACACCCGAGGGACACTGTTTGGCATTCCAGATCACAGAATATTGACCGGCATTCTGGTATGTTGATACCAATTGTTCAACTATTCTGCCGGTTAAATCATAAACAGTCATTTCAGTATGGCTGGCTTGTGACAGGTCATATACAATTGTGGTTGTGGGGTTAAAGGGGTTGGGATAATTGGGGTATAGCATAAAATGATCCGGTTTTTCATGCGTACTTTGCACACGAACATCATCTCCAGAAGAAAAAAATCCCGACATCAATAACGCAAAAATCTGATCACTGGCATTTAGTTCATCATCAATCACTATACCTCTCAGGATATAAATAAAATATCCGACATTCCAGCCAAATGCCGCCTTTGAAAGTTGGTCATTATCTGCTGATATGTCCATCCTGCTTTGGCCTGGATTATCATACACATGATAAGACACAAAATCCAGACTTTCTGACAACTCATACTGAGGTCCTTTGATAACCAATCCCGAATCCGGTTCATACTCCTGCGGATCATATATATCCGGATCCCAAGCATAGGTTTTTATGCCCTCTCCTGGCACAGAAACACAGATGGTCTCCCCTAACATGTTCATATCTTGACTGGTTGTATCCCAAGAAACAATTCCAGATTCCATGCGTCTTAATTCATTTCCTGAAGAATACTGATAAATAGACATCCAGGTTTCATTAAAATACATGTCATTGTCCAGGAAGGCTATATATTGGTTGTCAATTAGTTTGAGCCGCTGTGGTCGCTTACCATTGCTCGGCATCCGATCAATACAGGCTAATTCTGCTGGGTCAGATAGTTCAATCATTTCATACCCAGCATTATATTCTCCACCATAGTATCCCGCAAACAGCAAATGGCTATTGTAATTAATCTCCAAATTTGTTCCTGGCCCATTTAATTGATAGGTTGATACTTGCCGGGGTTCTTTTACATTACCCACAACATCAAAAACCGTCACTTGGTCGGATCCCTTTGGCAATACATAGGCATAATCGCCACCAAAGACGATATCTAAAATTGTTTCCCCTACATCATAACTGGATTTTTCTTGAGGATTCAAAGGGTCTTCAAGGTCATAAATACTGAATGAACTGGCTGGTAAACCATGCGTCACATATAAATAATTATTGGATTGATAAATCTTGTTCCCATTTAGCAGTTCAACACTAGTCTCCCTAATTGGGTTTACCGGGTCGGTGCCAATATCATATATCACCAGTTCATTGTTATAATTGTCAACAACATATAGATAATTCCCGACAATAACTTCACCGGAGATGATCATTTCACCATCTTCCCAGCCGCCAAATTCGTTGACCTTTTCAATTTTAATGGGAAGAATATTGGGTGCATCAGTAATATCAACTAAAACCATTTCATGGTTTTTTTGATCAATGGCTACGGCAACTGTTCTCTCAGGATAATCAGGATGATTATTAATAATTTCCAATCCGCCTGAAAGGGCGCTATCCGCCATTTCTTCTGACATCTCATACATAAAGTTAACCCGCCCCCTTGCTGTATCGACTCTGTTTAATCGAAAAAAGCCAGGTTCCCAGGACCGATAAGGTGCATTAAGCCATAGGGAGGAAAATCCTTCTTGTGAATAAGAATCAAACGCAATTCCAAAATGATGATAGTCATCAGGCTT
This genomic window from candidate division KSB1 bacterium contains:
- a CDS encoding peptidase MA family metallohydrolase; protein product: MRRQPLALVRPLHTILVLLLTLGFLAGRASGTDFTRYGYIQLHYSPPDSQIARKTADILHEAYQEIAYDLRIKGQDTLNVFIAPGRKDFRELLQGRLPDWTGAFAVPGRRAMYLRSPRWFQEKQTYRSTVIHELTHILVHDRVNQRRLPRWLDEGLAVFYSRETRLRTSTAISKALTTGSIIPLDQVDEVLKFHRVKAELAYQQSYSAVYYLLTTYDLEALRTILDGLDRGFSLDECFRQATGSSFAGFEREWLDWVRNTHKGLWLTDINLYWLLILLLLPVAYLARKWHNRRTRKRWQEEDRAEENQVEKHHSQ
- a CDS encoding T9SS type A sorting domain-containing protein: MKKLFYGSLSILLLITGVLAVDYDQTEDFENKQGLRKRSGHQSIGIILDRISLLSERTSLGVTVVDNQYIVSSTNNAGDNYFDIYSFDGSYVESVSQNTEYSGYQDLAFDGTYILASKNQYIRKIDPSDFTEAEKIYNDTYARHRGLAYDPNKDVIYSSNSNNGPIIKIDPETGKTIKTFEKPDDYHHFGIAFDSYSQEGFSSLWLNAPYRSWEPGFFRLNRVDTARGRVNFMYEMSEEMADSALSGGLEIINNHPDYPERTVAVAIDQKNHEMVLVDITDAPNILPIKIEKVNEFGGWEDGEMIISGEVIVGNYLYVVDNYNNELVIYDIGTDPVNPIRETSVELLNGNKIYQSNNYLYVTHGLPASSFSIYDLEDPLNPQEKSSYDVGETILDIVFGGDYAYVLPKGSDQVTVFDVVGNVKEPRQVSTYQLNGPGTNLEINYNSHLLFAGYYGGEYNAGYEMIELSDPAELACIDRMPSNGKRPQRLKLIDNQYIAFLDNDMYFNETWMSIYQYSSGNELRRMESGIVSWDTTSQDMNMLGETICVSVPGEGIKTYAWDPDIYDPQEYEPDSGLVIKGPQYELSESLDFVSYHVYDNPGQSRMDISADNDQLSKAAFGWNVGYFIYILRGIVIDDELNASDQIFALLMSGFFSSGDDVRVQSTHEKPDHFMLYPNYPNPFNPTTTIVYDLSQASHTEMTVYDLTGRIVEQLVSTYQNAGQYSVIWNAKQCPSGVYFIRLSSGSHTSVRKVMLLK